CGGAACGGCGAGATCCCGCTGCCGGGCCGCCCGTATCGCGCCGAGCGCCATCATGTCGCTGGCGCAGACGATCGCCGTGCAACCCCGGTCGATCAGGGCGTTGGTGGCCGCCTGGCCGCCCTCCAGGGTGTACAGGGAGTGCTGGACGAGGTCGGTCTCGATCGTGTCCGGGCTGAGGCGCAGCTGTTCCTGGACCGCCCGGACGAAGCCCTCGATCTTGCGCTGGACCGGCACGAACCGTTTCGGTCCGAGGGCCAGGCCCACCCGGGTGTGGCCGAGCGAGACGAGATGGGTGACCGCCAGGGTCATGGCCGCCCGGTCGTCGGGCGAGATGAACGGCGCCTGGACCTTCGGCGAGAAACCGTCCACCAGCACGAAGGGGACGCCCTGGGCGCGCAGCTGCTCGTAGCGCTCCATGTCGGCCGTGGTGTCCGCGTGCAGCCCCGAGACGTAGATGATGCCGGCGACGCCTCGGTCGACCAGCATCTCGGTCAGCTCGTCCTCCGTGGAGCCGCCCGGGGTCTGGGTGGCGAGGACGGGGGTGTAGCCCTGGCGGGTCAGCGCCTGGCCGATGACCTGGGCCAGGGCCGGGAATATCGGGTTCTCCAGCTCCGGCGTGATGAGGCCGACCAGACCCGCGCTGCGCTGGCGCAGCCGGACCGGGCGCTCGTAGCCCAGGACGTCCAGAGCGGCGAGCACGGACTGACGGGTGGTGGCGGCGACACCGGGCTTGCCGTTGAGAACGCGGCTGACGGTCGCTTCGCTCACCCCCGCCTGCGCAGCGATGTCGGCAAGCCGTGTGGTCACAGGGGTGGACTG
This Streptomyces sp. NBC_00377 DNA region includes the following protein-coding sequences:
- a CDS encoding LacI family DNA-binding transcriptional regulator, whose product is MTTRLADIAAQAGVSEATVSRVLNGKPGVAATTRQSVLAALDVLGYERPVRLRQRSAGLVGLITPELENPIFPALAQVIGQALTRQGYTPVLATQTPGGSTEDELTEMLVDRGVAGIIYVSGLHADTTADMERYEQLRAQGVPFVLVDGFSPKVQAPFISPDDRAAMTLAVTHLVSLGHTRVGLALGPKRFVPVQRKIEGFVRAVQEQLRLSPDTIETDLVQHSLYTLEGGQAATNALIDRGCTAIVCASDMMALGAIRAARQRDLAVPRDVSVVGFDDSPLIAFTDPPLTTVRKPVPAMGQAAVRTLLEEIGGTPAPHSEFVFMPELVVRGSTASAPGDRNRP